The proteins below are encoded in one region of Caulobacter henricii:
- the bla gene encoding subclass B3 metallo-beta-lactamase has translation MKILMALLCGVLTLAGGNVARADDWPPAAWSTPAKPYRVVGNIYYVGSEGLSSYLITSSEGHILLDAGMSAEGARLVQRNITALGFKLADVKILINSHAHYDHAGGLAQMKADTGAKLYAGTLDKPALEKGRHFGDNENGLTPFPAVKVDRTVSEGQKIKLGETILTARLTPGHTIGGVAWTLPVVERGRPLNVVLFNSVSVAGNALVGNKTHPRIVSDYRATFAKLKVLPADVFLPVHPEQADLAAKRQKVLRGDNNAFIDPTELGRFVAASETAFNKELARQQGAAK, from the coding sequence ATGAAGATTCTGATGGCCCTGCTTTGCGGCGTCCTGACGCTCGCGGGCGGCAATGTCGCGCGGGCTGACGACTGGCCGCCGGCCGCCTGGTCCACCCCGGCCAAGCCTTACCGCGTCGTCGGGAACATCTACTATGTGGGGTCTGAGGGGCTCTCCTCCTACCTTATCACGTCGTCGGAAGGCCATATCCTGCTGGACGCCGGCATGTCGGCTGAAGGGGCCAGACTGGTCCAGCGCAACATCACCGCCCTGGGCTTCAAGCTGGCGGACGTGAAGATCCTGATCAACAGCCATGCGCACTACGACCATGCGGGCGGCCTTGCCCAGATGAAGGCTGACACCGGGGCCAAGCTCTATGCCGGTACGCTCGACAAGCCGGCCCTGGAGAAGGGGCGTCACTTTGGCGACAACGAGAACGGTTTGACGCCGTTCCCGGCCGTCAAGGTCGATCGGACGGTCAGTGAGGGCCAGAAGATCAAGCTGGGCGAAACCATCCTGACGGCGCGCCTGACGCCTGGTCACACGATCGGCGGGGTCGCCTGGACCCTGCCGGTGGTCGAGCGCGGTCGACCGCTGAATGTGGTGCTGTTCAATTCGGTCTCCGTGGCCGGTAACGCCCTGGTCGGCAACAAGACCCATCCCCGGATCGTTTCGGACTATCGCGCGACCTTCGCCAAGCTGAAGGTCCTGCCGGCCGACGTCTTCCTGCCCGTCCATCCCGAGCAGGCCGATCTGGCGGCCAAGCGCCAGAAGGTGCTGCGCGGCGACAACAACGCCTTCATCGATCCGACGGAACTGGGCCGCTTTGTCGCCGCCTCGGAAACGGCCTTCAACAAGGAGCTGGCACGCCAGCAGGGAGCGGCCAAATGA
- a CDS encoding DUF4259 domain-containing protein: MTAWAPGPFDNEEAADFIDDLTEAPEWRVVMTLLEHAAGVSGYLEEAEAELAVAAAAVVASCVSAGSVLPDNHADLKARLGRPPEGAANLARRALARVVAPASELDETWQEGEDHDAWLTQIAGLQTLLGEAR; encoded by the coding sequence ATGACCGCCTGGGCTCCCGGACCGTTCGACAATGAAGAGGCCGCCGACTTCATTGACGACCTGACTGAAGCGCCGGAGTGGCGTGTGGTCATGACCCTGCTGGAACATGCGGCTGGGGTCAGTGGCTATCTTGAGGAAGCCGAGGCCGAACTGGCTGTGGCCGCCGCGGCGGTCGTTGCCTCCTGTGTCAGCGCGGGCTCGGTGCTCCCGGACAACCATGCTGATCTGAAGGCCAGGCTGGGCCGGCCCCCTGAAGGTGCTGCCAATCTGGCCCGTCGGGCCCTGGCGCGGGTGGTGGCTCCGGCTTCCGAACTCGATGAGACCTGGCAGGAGGGCGAGGACCACGACGCCTGGCTGACCCAGATTGCGGGACTGCAAACTCTTCTGGGGGAAGCACGCTAA
- a CDS encoding VOC family protein, with amino-acid sequence MAKVLGLGGIFFKAADPVAVRDWYARVLGFEVHDWGGVVFDHPKVGATNWSPFAADTQYFEPSQAGFMINLIVDDLDGLLARAAAAGVEPTGRQDEEMGRFAWILDPAGVKIELWEPASATPEA; translated from the coding sequence ATGGCCAAGGTGCTGGGTCTGGGCGGGATATTCTTCAAGGCGGCCGATCCGGTCGCGGTGCGCGACTGGTATGCGCGGGTGCTGGGCTTCGAGGTCCATGACTGGGGCGGGGTGGTATTCGATCATCCGAAGGTCGGCGCAACCAACTGGTCGCCGTTCGCGGCTGACACCCAGTATTTTGAACCGTCGCAGGCGGGCTTCATGATCAACCTTATCGTCGATGACCTGGACGGCTTGCTGGCCAGGGCGGCGGCCGCGGGGGTGGAGCCCACCGGTCGGCAGGACGAGGAGATGGGGCGTTTTGCCTGGATTCTGGACCCGGCCGGGGTCAAGATCGAGCTCTGGGAGCCCGCCAGCGCCACTCCTGAGGCATAA
- a CDS encoding D-alanine--D-alanine ligase family protein, with translation MRTTILFGGENRERLVAVASAQALARTLPEAELWFWAPNGQVHAASRDVLLGHQRPFEIDLPTEGPAIGGIELALDMAEREERVLLLSLHGGAAENGELAALCEVRGVAFTGSGSEASRKAFDKVVAKGIVAAVGVNAPGTISLEDAPAALAQYGRLIGKPAADGSSYGLIFVDTPDDLKALAEAAAREAYLVEPFVSGLESTCGVLERDGQVIALPPVEIRPAEGKFDYASKYLAKDTEEICPATFAPEVNALLQDQALKAHQALGCSGYSRTDFIVTANGPIYLETNTLPGMTASSLYPKSLKAQGIGFEDFLRGQIALAVARKAARA, from the coding sequence ATGCGCACCACCATCCTGTTTGGCGGCGAGAACCGCGAGCGCCTTGTCGCGGTCGCCAGCGCCCAGGCCCTGGCCCGGACACTGCCCGAGGCCGAGCTGTGGTTCTGGGCCCCGAACGGTCAGGTCCATGCGGCCAGCCGCGATGTGCTGCTGGGTCATCAGCGTCCGTTCGAGATCGACTTGCCGACGGAAGGCCCAGCGATCGGCGGGATCGAGTTGGCGCTCGACATGGCCGAACGCGAGGAACGGGTGCTGCTGCTTTCATTGCATGGCGGCGCGGCCGAGAACGGCGAACTGGCGGCCCTTTGCGAAGTGCGCGGCGTCGCCTTCACCGGTTCGGGCTCCGAAGCCAGCCGCAAGGCATTCGACAAGGTCGTGGCCAAGGGCATCGTGGCGGCGGTCGGCGTCAATGCGCCCGGGACCATCAGCCTTGAGGACGCCCCTGCAGCCCTCGCCCAATATGGCCGGTTGATCGGCAAGCCGGCCGCCGACGGCTCGAGTTACGGCCTTATCTTTGTCGACACGCCGGACGATCTGAAAGCCCTGGCAGAGGCTGCTGCGCGCGAGGCCTATCTGGTCGAGCCGTTCGTTTCAGGCCTGGAATCGACCTGTGGCGTACTCGAACGGGACGGACAGGTCATCGCCTTGCCGCCGGTCGAGATCCGCCCCGCCGAAGGCAAGTTCGACTATGCGAGCAAGTACCTCGCCAAGGACACCGAAGAGATCTGCCCGGCCACCTTCGCTCCGGAGGTCAATGCCCTGCTGCAGGACCAGGCGCTGAAGGCGCACCAGGCCCTGGGCTGCAGCGGCTATTCGCGGACAGACTTCATCGTCACGGCAAACGGCCCGATCTATCTCGAGACCAATACCCTGCCGGGCATGACCGCCTCGTCCCTCTACCCCAAGTCCCTGAAGGCCCAGGGTATCGGGTTTGAGGACTTCCTTCGGGGCCAGATCGCCCTGGCCGTTGCCCGAAAGGCCGCTCGCGCATGA
- a CDS encoding 2-hydroxyacid dehydrogenase, with protein MPQTADKPHILISHEMLLPLQPLLEGSYTVHRFWEFPDPLVFLQGPGQSVRAIVHAGETALGKDLLSEMPQLGLIACVSVGYDGVDVPWCKGRGISVTHSTGLNAGDVADHAVGLMLAAWRGIVEGENRLRAGRWTHAERMAPRHGLRGRKVGIVGLGHIGEAVARRVEAFEMKVAWWAPRPKETDRPRAESLLALARDSDVLMVCARPDDTNRHMINQAVIEALGPQGLLVNVARGSLVDEDALIAALKDGRLGMAALDVFEQEPTPADRWVGVPHTVLTPHLAGATLDSIPAMVGLTLENLRCYFNGEPLASPVGS; from the coding sequence ATGCCGCAGACCGCCGACAAGCCGCACATCCTGATCTCTCATGAGATGCTCCTGCCGCTTCAGCCCTTGCTGGAGGGGAGCTATACGGTTCATCGGTTCTGGGAGTTTCCCGATCCGCTGGTCTTTCTGCAGGGGCCAGGGCAGTCCGTGCGGGCCATCGTCCATGCCGGCGAGACGGCCCTGGGCAAGGATCTGCTCTCTGAGATGCCACAACTGGGCCTGATCGCCTGTGTCAGTGTCGGCTATGACGGCGTCGACGTGCCCTGGTGCAAGGGCCGCGGCATTTCGGTGACCCACTCTACCGGCCTGAACGCGGGTGACGTCGCCGATCATGCCGTGGGTCTGATGCTGGCGGCCTGGCGCGGCATCGTCGAGGGCGAGAACCGCCTGCGGGCCGGGCGATGGACCCATGCCGAACGGATGGCCCCCCGTCACGGCCTGCGCGGGCGCAAGGTGGGTATCGTCGGCCTGGGCCATATTGGTGAGGCGGTGGCGCGCCGGGTCGAGGCCTTCGAGATGAAGGTCGCCTGGTGGGCTCCGCGTCCCAAGGAAACCGACCGGCCGCGCGCTGAAAGCCTCTTGGCCCTGGCGCGCGACAGCGATGTCCTGATGGTTTGTGCCCGGCCCGATGACACCAATCGACACATGATAAATCAGGCGGTGATCGAAGCCCTTGGCCCTCAGGGCCTGCTGGTCAATGTGGCGCGTGGATCGCTCGTCGACGAAGACGCCCTGATCGCAGCCCTGAAGGATGGACGGCTCGGCATGGCGGCGCTGGATGTCTTCGAGCAGGAACCGACACCGGCGGACCGCTGGGTCGGGGTCCCCCATACGGTTCTGACGCCGCATCTGGCCGGTGCGACGCTCGACAGCATTCCGGCCATGGTCGGGCTGACGCTGGAAAACCTGCGCTGCTATTTCAACGGTGAGCCCCTGGCTTCGCCGGTTGGGAGCTAG
- a CDS encoding winged helix-turn-helix transcriptional regulator: MPGKPVRGSTTGRAVMAALDLVGRRGALRIVWELREGAVLTFRALQAAAELPPGTLNARLAELRAADIVSAEAGYRLTPRGAALIEALAPLMTWSQAWADDLATGD; this comes from the coding sequence TTGCCGGGCAAGCCTGTGCGCGGCTCGACCACGGGGCGTGCGGTCATGGCCGCGCTCGATCTGGTGGGCCGGCGTGGGGCCCTGCGGATCGTCTGGGAGCTGCGCGAGGGCGCGGTCCTGACCTTCCGCGCGCTGCAGGCGGCTGCGGAACTGCCGCCGGGCACATTGAATGCCCGTCTGGCCGAACTTCGGGCCGCCGACATTGTATCGGCCGAGGCCGGCTATCGTCTGACGCCGCGCGGAGCGGCCCTGATCGAGGCGCTTGCGCCGCTGATGACTTGGTCGCAGGCTTGGGCCGATGATCTGGCGACGGGGGATTGA
- a CDS encoding homocysteine S-methyltransferase family protein produces MTDLTTRAGRIAALKAAAKARVLILDGSWGVMFQKKKLSEADYRAKRFADYNGQMKGNNDVLCLTRPDLVAELHDAYFSAGADISETNTFSGTTIAQADYRLSEQDVWDINLEGAKIGRSVADRWNARTPDRPKFIAGSIGPLNVMLSMSSDVNDPGARKVTFDQVYDAYRQQVSALYEGGVDLFLIETITDTLNCKAAIKAILDLRDEGHEELPIWISGTITDRSGRTLSGQTAEAFWNSVKHCKPFAVGFNCALGADLMRPHIAEMARIADTLVAAYPNAGLPNAMGEYDEDPHQTGHALHQWASDGLVNILGGCCGTTPDHICHVAEAVAGVTPRAIPERPKAMRLAGLEPFELA; encoded by the coding sequence ATGACCGACCTCACGACGCGAGCGGGCCGGATCGCCGCCCTCAAGGCCGCGGCCAAGGCGCGGGTGCTTATCCTCGACGGCTCCTGGGGCGTGATGTTCCAGAAGAAGAAGCTGTCCGAGGCCGACTACCGCGCCAAGCGCTTCGCCGACTATAACGGGCAGATGAAGGGCAATAATGATGTCCTCTGCCTGACGCGGCCGGACCTCGTGGCCGAACTGCATGATGCCTACTTCTCGGCCGGGGCCGACATCTCCGAGACCAACACCTTCTCGGGCACGACGATCGCCCAGGCCGACTATCGCCTGTCCGAGCAGGATGTCTGGGACATCAATCTTGAAGGGGCGAAGATCGGCCGCTCGGTGGCCGACCGTTGGAACGCCAGGACCCCCGACCGCCCCAAGTTCATCGCCGGCTCGATCGGGCCGCTGAACGTGATGCTGTCGATGTCGTCGGATGTGAACGATCCCGGGGCCCGCAAGGTGACCTTCGACCAGGTCTATGACGCCTATCGCCAGCAGGTCTCGGCTCTGTACGAGGGCGGGGTCGATCTGTTCCTGATCGAGACCATCACCGACACCCTGAACTGCAAGGCTGCGATCAAGGCGATCCTGGATCTGCGCGACGAGGGCCATGAAGAGCTGCCGATCTGGATCAGCGGCACCATCACCGACCGTTCCGGCCGGACCCTGTCGGGTCAGACGGCCGAGGCTTTCTGGAACTCGGTCAAGCACTGCAAGCCGTTCGCCGTGGGCTTCAACTGCGCCCTCGGGGCCGACCTGATGCGGCCGCACATCGCCGAGATGGCCCGTATCGCCGATACCCTGGTGGCGGCCTATCCCAATGCCGGCCTGCCCAATGCCATGGGTGAGTATGACGAGGACCCGCACCAGACCGGCCATGCCCTGCACCAATGGGCGTCCGACGGCCTGGTCAACATTCTCGGCGGCTGTTGCGGCACGACGCCGGACCATATTTGCCATGTCGCCGAAGCGGTCGCCGGTGTAACCCCTCGTGCGATCCCCGAACGCCCGAAGGCCATGCGGCTGGCGGGCCTCGAACCCTTCGAACTGGCCTGA
- a CDS encoding RidA family protein: MTKAASAILIAALALSLPAVAAEPVTRTYRAPDSAIATAVVVPPGYRTIYLQGMASAVRDASAPEGSLAAYGNTEQQTLSALGRIRDALRAEGADLTDVVSMKVSLVADPNLGGKIDFDGMMRAYRTLFGTTEQPNRPSRTTVQVAGLTKPGFLVEIETIAAVPVRP, encoded by the coding sequence ATGACCAAAGCTGCTTCCGCCATCCTGATCGCGGCGCTCGCCCTGTCACTGCCGGCCGTCGCGGCAGAACCGGTGACCCGGACCTATCGCGCGCCGGATTCCGCCATCGCTACAGCCGTGGTGGTGCCCCCAGGCTATCGCACGATCTATCTTCAGGGCATGGCCTCTGCCGTACGGGATGCGTCGGCACCGGAAGGCAGCCTGGCAGCCTATGGCAATACCGAGCAGCAGACCCTGTCGGCCCTGGGCCGTATTCGGGATGCACTCCGTGCCGAGGGTGCAGATCTGACCGACGTGGTGTCCATGAAAGTCAGTCTGGTCGCCGATCCGAATCTGGGCGGAAAGATCGATTTCGACGGCATGATGCGCGCCTATCGGACCCTGTTTGGCACGACCGAGCAGCCAAACCGACCGTCACGCACCACCGTTCAGGTGGCCGGACTGACCAAGCCCGGCTTTCTGGTCGAGATCGAAACCATTGCTGCCGTACCCGTCCGTCCCTGA
- the metH gene encoding methionine synthase has translation MTASSPRSVFVNIGERTNVTGSARFKKLVVEGNYGEALSVARQQVEAGAQVIDVNMDEGLLDSRLAMVTFLNLMAAEPDIARVPLMIDSSKWEVIEAGLKCVQGKAIVNSISMKEGEAKFIEQARLCLRYGAAVVVMAFDEVGQADTAARKIEICDRAYRILVDQVGFPPEDIIFDPNIFAVATGIEEHDNYAVDFIEATREIKARCPWARISGGVSNVSFSFRGNEPVRRAIHSVFLYHAIAAGMDMGIVNAGDLPVYDTLDPELREAVEDVILNRPQRTNVSNTERLVDLAPRYKGDKSQVQTANLEWRKGTVNERITHALVNGITEFINEDTEEARLSVERPLHVIEGHLMDGMNVVGDLFGSGKMFLPQVVKSARVMKQAVAWLEPFMEAEKAGKPREQAGRILMATVKGDVHDIGKNIVGVVLQCNNYEVIDLGVMVPADRILDEARKHKVDMIGLSGLITPSLDEMVFVAAEMERQGFDIPLLIGGATTSRTHTAVKIEPAYDKGSTTYVLDASRAVGVVSGLLSPTERDRLQAETRAEYVRIREQYARGQTAKARTSLAEARQKKFAIDWDGYVPPKPAFIGTRTFEPSLAELVPFIDWSPFFASWELIGRFPQILEDDVVGEAATELYREAREMLDKVVAEKWFGAKGVIGFWPAQTQGDDIILYTDETRTAELSCLHTLRQQMDKGAGKTNAALADFVAPIGQGADYVGAFAVTAGHGEDEIVKRFKDAGDDYSAIMASALADRLAEAFAEWLHYKARVELWGYAPDESVDAEVMIAEKYQGIRPAPGYPAQPDHTEKGTLFALLDAEAATGMVLTESYAMSPGAAVSGLYFSHPKSHYFGVGKVDLDQVEDYARRKGWDLAKAEKWLAPILNYEPAARTKGEAA, from the coding sequence ATGACCGCCTCAAGCCCCCGTTCCGTCTTCGTCAATATCGGTGAGCGCACCAACGTCACCGGCTCGGCCAGGTTCAAGAAGCTGGTCGTCGAGGGCAATTACGGCGAGGCGCTGTCGGTGGCGCGCCAGCAGGTCGAGGCCGGGGCCCAGGTCATCGACGTCAACATGGACGAGGGCTTGCTCGACTCCAGGCTGGCCATGGTCACCTTCCTGAACCTGATGGCGGCCGAGCCCGACATTGCCCGCGTACCCCTGATGATCGACAGCTCCAAGTGGGAGGTGATCGAGGCCGGGCTGAAGTGCGTCCAAGGCAAGGCCATCGTCAATTCGATTTCGATGAAGGAAGGCGAGGCCAAGTTCATCGAGCAGGCCAGGCTTTGCCTTCGCTATGGCGCGGCCGTGGTGGTCATGGCTTTCGACGAGGTGGGCCAGGCCGATACCGCCGCCCGCAAGATCGAGATCTGCGACCGGGCCTATCGCATCCTGGTCGATCAGGTTGGCTTCCCGCCGGAAGACATCATCTTCGATCCCAATATCTTCGCCGTGGCGACCGGGATCGAGGAGCACGACAACTACGCGGTCGACTTCATCGAGGCCACGCGCGAGATCAAGGCGCGCTGCCCTTGGGCGAGGATCAGCGGCGGGGTCTCGAACGTTTCGTTCAGCTTCCGCGGCAACGAGCCGGTCCGCCGGGCCATCCACTCGGTGTTCCTCTACCACGCCATCGCGGCAGGCATGGACATGGGCATCGTCAATGCTGGCGACCTGCCGGTCTATGACACCCTGGATCCCGAACTGCGCGAGGCCGTTGAGGACGTGATCCTCAACCGTCCGCAGCGCACCAATGTCTCCAACACCGAGCGCCTCGTCGATCTGGCCCCTCGCTACAAGGGCGACAAGAGCCAGGTTCAGACGGCCAATCTGGAATGGCGCAAGGGCACGGTAAACGAGCGCATCACCCACGCCCTCGTCAACGGCATCACCGAGTTCATCAACGAAGACACCGAAGAGGCACGCCTGTCGGTCGAGCGGCCGCTGCACGTCATCGAAGGCCATCTGATGGACGGCATGAACGTGGTCGGCGACCTGTTCGGCTCTGGCAAGATGTTCCTGCCCCAGGTGGTCAAGTCGGCCCGTGTCATGAAGCAGGCCGTGGCCTGGCTCGAACCCTTCATGGAGGCCGAGAAGGCCGGCAAGCCGCGCGAGCAGGCCGGCCGCATCCTGATGGCCACGGTCAAGGGCGACGTTCACGACATCGGCAAGAACATCGTCGGCGTGGTCCTGCAGTGTAACAATTACGAGGTCATCGACCTGGGCGTCATGGTCCCGGCCGACCGCATCCTCGACGAGGCCCGCAAGCACAAGGTCGACATGATCGGCCTGTCAGGCCTGATCACCCCGTCGCTCGACGAAATGGTGTTCGTGGCGGCCGAGATGGAGCGTCAGGGCTTTGACATCCCGCTGCTGATCGGCGGGGCCACCACCAGCCGCACCCATACGGCGGTCAAGATCGAGCCGGCCTATGACAAGGGCTCGACCACCTATGTGCTGGACGCCAGTCGGGCCGTGGGCGTGGTCTCTGGCCTGCTGTCTCCGACCGAGCGCGACCGTCTGCAGGCCGAGACGCGGGCCGAATATGTCCGCATCCGCGAGCAGTATGCCCGGGGCCAGACCGCCAAGGCACGGACCAGCCTCGCCGAAGCCCGCCAGAAGAAGTTCGCCATCGACTGGGACGGCTACGTCCCGCCCAAGCCAGCCTTCATCGGCACGCGCACCTTCGAGCCGAGCCTGGCCGAACTGGTCCCCTTCATCGACTGGTCGCCGTTCTTCGCCAGCTGGGAGCTGATCGGCCGCTTCCCGCAGATCCTCGAGGACGATGTGGTCGGCGAGGCCGCCACCGAGCTCTATCGCGAGGCCCGCGAGATGCTCGACAAGGTGGTCGCCGAGAAATGGTTCGGGGCCAAGGGCGTGATCGGCTTCTGGCCGGCCCAGACCCAGGGCGACGACATCATTCTCTATACGGATGAAACCCGTACGGCCGAGCTGTCGTGCCTGCACACCCTGCGTCAGCAGATGGACAAGGGAGCCGGCAAGACCAATGCCGCCCTAGCCGACTTCGTCGCGCCGATCGGGCAGGGGGCCGACTATGTCGGGGCCTTCGCCGTCACCGCCGGCCATGGCGAGGACGAGATCGTCAAGCGCTTCAAGGACGCGGGCGACGACTACAGCGCCATCATGGCCTCGGCCCTGGCCGACCGCCTAGCCGAAGCCTTCGCCGAGTGGCTGCATTACAAGGCTCGCGTCGAGCTGTGGGGCTATGCGCCGGATGAATCCGTTGATGCCGAGGTGATGATCGCCGAGAAGTACCAGGGCATCCGCCCGGCGCCCGGCTATCCGGCCCAGCCCGATCATACCGAAAAGGGCACGCTCTTTGCGCTGCTCGACGCCGAGGCGGCGACCGGCATGGTGCTCACCGAAAGCTACGCCATGAGCCCCGGTGCGGCCGTGTCAGGGCTCTATTTCAGCCACCCGAAGTCGCACTATTTCGGTGTCGGCAAGGTGGATCTGGACCAGGTCGAGGACTATGCCCGCCGCAAGGGCTGGGACCTGGCCAAGGCCGAGAAATGGCTGGCCCCGATCCTCAACTATGAGCCGGCGGCGAGGACGAAGGGCGAGGCGGCTTAG
- a CDS encoding metalloregulator ArsR/SmtB family transcription factor yields the protein MKLSAEQVVEVLRAAGESTRLRLLALLASEELSVLELCQILDQSQPRVSRHLKLLAEAGLVERFPDGAWVFYRLAGKSPGRALIGQALDLIDAADPAVHADAEKLAQVRAERSTGAQAYFARNAARWNEIRSLYVDEAEVEAAILRATGEGPFDELVDLGAGAGRMLTLLGQRAGAALGLDLSQQMLNIARDEVAKAGLAQCELRHGDIFATGLPGGCADLVTVHQVLHYLGDPAAAVAEAARLVAHGGLLLIADFAPHDHEFLREAHQHRRLGFEDAEMIPWLEAAGLSLESNIALPPATAEGLTVKIWTARRSTAASAQRSAA from the coding sequence ATGAAGCTATCGGCTGAGCAGGTTGTCGAGGTGTTGCGGGCGGCGGGGGAATCGACCCGCCTGCGTCTGCTCGCCCTGCTGGCCAGCGAAGAGCTTTCGGTTCTCGAGCTATGCCAGATTCTGGACCAGAGCCAGCCCCGTGTCTCCCGCCATCTCAAGCTGCTGGCCGAGGCCGGGCTGGTTGAGCGCTTTCCCGATGGGGCCTGGGTGTTCTATCGCCTGGCTGGCAAGTCCCCCGGCCGGGCCCTGATTGGCCAGGCCCTGGACCTGATCGATGCCGCCGATCCGGCTGTCCATGCCGACGCCGAAAAGCTGGCCCAGGTGCGCGCCGAGCGTTCGACCGGGGCCCAGGCCTATTTCGCGCGCAATGCGGCCCGCTGGAACGAGATCCGCTCGCTCTATGTCGACGAGGCCGAGGTCGAGGCGGCCATCCTGCGGGCGACCGGGGAGGGGCCATTCGATGAACTGGTCGACCTGGGGGCCGGCGCTGGCCGGATGCTGACCCTGCTGGGCCAGCGGGCCGGGGCGGCCCTTGGCCTCGATCTTTCGCAGCAGATGCTGAACATCGCGCGCGACGAGGTGGCCAAGGCCGGCTTGGCGCAATGCGAACTGCGCCACGGCGACATCTTCGCTACCGGCCTGCCGGGTGGTTGTGCCGATCTCGTCACCGTCCATCAGGTGCTGCACTATCTGGGCGACCCGGCCGCCGCCGTGGCGGAGGCCGCTCGGCTGGTGGCCCATGGCGGCCTGCTGCTGATCGCCGACTTTGCGCCCCACGATCATGAATTCCTGCGCGAGGCGCACCAGCATCGCCGCCTGGGCTTTGAGGACGCCGAGATGATCCCCTGGCTGGAGGCTGCGGGCCTGAGCCTCGAAAGCAATATCGCCTTGCCGCCGGCCACGGCGGAGGGCCTGACCGTCAAGATCTGGACGGCCCGTCGTTCGACCGCCGCTTCTGCGCAAAGGAGCGCTGCATGA
- the metF gene encoding methylenetetrahydrofolate reductase [NAD(P)H], giving the protein MTLPPARRVIGPVARAGERGQSQAGGRPRVSFEFFPPKTPAMEESLWQAITRLAPLDPAFVSVTYGAGGSTRERTHRTVKRILDETHLKPAAHLTCVGASRDEVDEVIREYWQTGVRHIVSLRGDPPPTEGGIGGVYVPRADGYANATELTQAVRGIAPFEVLVGVYPEKHPESPSIQHDIEVLKAKVDAGATLAISQFFFDIDAFLRFVDQVRAAGITIPILPGIMPVTNFNGLKKMSVACQTAVPTWLANLFEGLDNDADTRRLIACSVAAEMCAKLQEQGFEDFHFYTLNRADLVYAICRVLGVRERETAGSEVAA; this is encoded by the coding sequence ATGACCCTTCCTCCCGCCCGTCGCGTCATCGGTCCGGTTGCCCGGGCCGGCGAGCGTGGCCAGAGCCAGGCCGGCGGCCGTCCGCGCGTGTCGTTCGAGTTCTTTCCGCCCAAGACCCCGGCGATGGAAGAGAGCCTCTGGCAGGCGATCACCCGCCTGGCCCCGCTGGACCCGGCCTTCGTGTCGGTGACCTACGGAGCAGGAGGCTCCACGCGGGAGCGGACCCATCGCACGGTCAAGCGCATCCTCGACGAAACCCACCTCAAGCCCGCCGCTCACCTGACCTGCGTCGGGGCCAGCCGCGATGAGGTCGACGAGGTGATCCGGGAATACTGGCAGACGGGCGTTCGCCATATCGTCTCGCTGCGGGGCGATCCGCCGCCGACCGAAGGCGGCATCGGCGGGGTCTATGTGCCGCGTGCCGACGGCTACGCCAATGCCACGGAGTTGACCCAGGCGGTTCGCGGCATTGCACCCTTCGAGGTGCTGGTCGGGGTCTATCCCGAGAAGCATCCTGAGAGCCCGTCGATCCAGCACGATATCGAGGTCTTGAAGGCCAAGGTCGATGCCGGTGCGACCCTGGCCATCAGCCAGTTCTTCTTCGACATCGACGCCTTCCTGCGCTTCGTCGATCAGGTCCGGGCTGCCGGTATCACCATCCCGATCCTGCCGGGGATCATGCCGGTGACCAATTTCAATGGCCTGAAGAAGATGTCCGTAGCCTGCCAGACGGCGGTGCCCACCTGGCTGGCCAATCTGTTTGAAGGGCTGGACAATGACGCCGACACCCGCCGGCTGATCGCCTGTTCCGTGGCAGCCGAGATGTGCGCCAAGCTGCAGGAACAGGGGTTCGAGGATTTCCATTTCTACACCCTCAATCGCGCTGACCTGGTCTATGCGATCTGCCGGGTGCTGGGTGTGCGCGAGCGCGAAACCGCCGGTTCAGAGGTTGCGGCATGA